The sequence GCTTCTACGATCTGCGGGAGGCCGCCGCCAGCGCGATCCCCGTGGTGTCGACCGCGTTCCGCCCCGTCGACGCCGGCGAACTGGCCCGTAACCCCTTCCGCGTCTTCACCTCCCTGCTCACCCCGGCCGACCCCCGGTTCTTCGACCCCGACCTGCGCGCCCGTCTGGAGAACTTCCTCGCCGGCCGCGAACTCTTCCCCCCGGAACTCCTGGACCTCGCCGACCGCGCGGAAAGCGCCGGGGAACTGCCCGAAGCGGACGCCGAACGGTTCCTCCACCTCGCCGTGCAGGCCTTCGAGCTGTCCCCCGAGCCCGTCGACCAGGCGTGGTACGCCACCCTGGAACGGATCTCCGCCGTCGCCGCGGACATCGGGGGCGTGGGCAGCACCCATATCAACCACCTCACCCCCCGCGTCCTGGACATCGACGAGCTCTACCGGCGGATGACCGAGCGCGGCATCGAGATGATCGACACCATCCAGGGGCCTCCCCGCTGGCAGGGCCCCGACGTCCTGCTGCGCCAGACCTCCTTCCGGGCGCTCGCCGAGCCCCGCGCCCTGCGCGCCCCGGACGGCAGCGTGACCAGCGGATCCCTGCGGGTGCGCTTCGGTGAGGTCGAAGCCCGCGGTATCGCCCTCAGCCGCGAGGGCCGGGCCCGCTACGACCGGCTGCTCGCCCGCGTCGACGACCGGGCCGCCGGTCTGTCCCCTGCCGACCGGGCCGCACTCGCCCGCCGCCTGTGGGCGGAGGAACTTCCCGACAGCGAGCAGGGACTCGCCGCGGCGGGCCTGGCGCACTTCACCTATCACGCCGCGCCGGACCGCCCACGTGACGGCAGCCGCCCGCCCGCCGGGCTCCACGACCTGCTGGAACAGGGCTGGCTCCGGGCCGAACCGCTGGTCTACGAGGACTTCCTGCCGCGCTCCGCGGCCGGCATCTTCCAGTCCAACCTCAGCGAGGAGGGCTCCCGGAACAGCGACCAGCAGGGTGCCGCCTACGACAGCGCCTGGCTCTCCGGCGTCCTCGGCCGCGAGGTACTGGATCCGTTCGACCTCTACGAGGAGCAGCAGGACCGCTCCCTCGCGCTGGCCGCCCGGGAACTCGGACTCGACGGCACGCCCGGCTGACCCGCGGCCCGCCCCCCTCGACACCCGCCATCCCCTCAACACCCCAGAGGAGCATCATGACCGGCACCATCCTCCCCACCACCGAGGACCTGCGCACCCGTGCCCGCGGCAGCCTCGCCGCCCTCGGCGTCACCGTCCCGGAAGGCGACGACTTCCCGGCCCGCAGCCCCCTCACCGGTGACGACCTCTTCGGCCTGCGCGCGGCCACCGCCGCCGACACCGAGGAGGCCATCGCCGCCACCCGCGAGGCGTTCCTCGCCTGGCGCACCACCCCCGCGCCCCGCCGCGGCGAACTCGTGCGCCGCCTGG is a genomic window of Streptomyces sp. Edi2 containing:
- a CDS encoding VOC family protein → MISQWQLRAAFAQRLSDMYGREVPAYTTLVDVSREVNQDVLRAQGADAERLGSIGRVTAERHGAIRVGTPEELRQVARIFGALGMYPVGFYDLREAAASAIPVVSTAFRPVDAGELARNPFRVFTSLLTPADPRFFDPDLRARLENFLAGRELFPPELLDLADRAESAGELPEADAERFLHLAVQAFELSPEPVDQAWYATLERISAVAADIGGVGSTHINHLTPRVLDIDELYRRMTERGIEMIDTIQGPPRWQGPDVLLRQTSFRALAEPRALRAPDGSVTSGSLRVRFGEVEARGIALSREGRARYDRLLARVDDRAAGLSPADRAALARRLWAEELPDSEQGLAAAGLAHFTYHAAPDRPRDGSRPPAGLHDLLEQGWLRAEPLVYEDFLPRSAAGIFQSNLSEEGSRNSDQQGAAYDSAWLSGVLGREVLDPFDLYEEQQDRSLALAARELGLDGTPG